Sequence from the Fusarium oxysporum Fo47 chromosome VI, complete sequence genome:
CGATATCAGACACTATCGCCGGTAGAGGGGGCTCGCAAACACGACTTGCTGCAGAATCCGGCTTTAGGGGCAATAAGGATGGCTTCTGGAGACAGAAACGTCTGGATACTTATGTACCGGGTTGATAAGTACTGTGATGAGTTACCGCATACTTCAACAGGGGGGAAGAAGATCTCGTAAACAAGCTCGTGCACTGTTTAGGGCTCTCTGTAGCTTGGTGCAACAAGACGAACCACTAGTAAAGGTCCTGGCGGTAGTAAACAGGGCTGATTGGCGAGTAGAGAAGGAGGCTCATGACTTCGATGTGGATCCAAGGGTCGTAGCCAAAAGGTTTGCTCAAGTTTCGGATTAGACAGAAAGAAGTGGCATCACAGATGCAGCACCAAAATCACAAATCGTCAATTTCATTAAAGCCAATTTAAACAAATACCGTCATCAAAGActacctccttcttctcctaAATCAGACAAATCATTAGCAATCGCCTCACGCTAATCAAATACATAGTTCATAAAAAGTCACACTACCCTTCCATCTCAGTCCGTCCAGGATTTTCATCATCCCATTCGTCCTCAACATCCACATAAGAATCCTCCAAAGATACCGTCTTCCGTCGGTGTCCACCTCCATATAAAGATTCAAGCTTTCTAGAGTCGAGAAAGACATTCTGCATCTCCGAGATGAGGTgctcctcttcagcatcgtcatcggAAGCTCTGAGGCGGAATCTGACAACCCTCCGTCCGACGCCGGATGTAAGGAAGGGCTTTAGAAATGAGAAGATGGACCAGGCGAAACGTGCAAAGAGATATTCTCGGCTTCCTTCAACTAACGTCTCGACGGGACGGTTCTGATACAAGGCTGTGAACTCTGCTTCCCTTCCGTCAAGTACATGAAGAACATATTGGCTGTTTGCTTCAACTCCATTTGCTTGACCGCTTTGCTTTGGAATCAGAGCAAAAACGCTTTGATCAAAGCATACGTAGAGGTCCGCCTTGAGCGGTAGAATATTGTGAGGGTCATCGATGGTATGTGATCCACCACCGTAAAGACCCATGCCATTTTTGCTGAACCAACTCTGTTCTTCTCTGGGGATCAGATGCGCCCATGTAAAGGCATAGCTGGTGTTTGTGATGGCACACCTCTTCGCATAGAGTGATGTTCTAGAGGTTGGGACACTCCACCATTCAGGTAGTCTGTCATGGGGAAATTGCCAGTCTCTGAAGCTTGGAACAATTGCATATCGATCTGATAAGTGTTAGTAAGGATGCCCAGTCATATGAGTGAAGGCTTTACCATTACCATCGCCCTCGACGAAGAACCAGTAGTCTCGCTGCAGCAGTATCGTCTCGTCTTCAGATACTCTATCCTTTCCTCTCTCATCTCTCGCTAGGTACCCTTTCTCAAAAGCATTATTCGCGACGACCTGGCACGCTGTAAGGGCCGTCAAATAGTGCACACCAAAAGCCCCCTCTGTCGTATTGTAGTCGACACGCGGGAGGCAAAAAAGAAGGTTCAGCGGTTTCAAGTAGCCAGGATGATAAAAGCGGATCTGATCTCTATTAAGATCTCGGATCTCGAGCGACGAGACGGCAGATAGTGAGCGCGGCATTGGAACGCGATGCTCTAAGTGGCtgagatgaagttgatgattGTTGGAAGCAAGAAGACCCATGacgttttttttttaacttGAATTAGCTCTTGATCAGCGAGATCTCAGCCACACGTGAAGATGACGTACATGGATGATGCTCAAGAGTCCACTAATGCAAGCCACTCGGGACGGTTAATATCGGGTACGAAATCAAGATCTAgtgttgacgatgattcATGAAATAGAAAATGGTGAAATAATATACTCAGAAAAAACTCTCGTTTATGTACAAGTCCTAATACCCAATATGTTCTCCTATCCTAGAAAGAGTTTTTCCGCCCCGACATACGTGTCAAGCTAGTGGACAGCTGTTTTGCATATGTGCTCCAATAGCTTCACAGCAAGTGGACACTCAGGATCCATATTGAACATCGGTGTTGTTTGATGTTTTTACAAGCGGTGAGGGCCAGGATAAGCAGGAGCCTTGACCGACGAAGTAGATCCAATCTCTCCAATTCGGATGTTGCTGAATGTCACTTCAGGGTTGGGCTGCACCTTGACGATGTTCTTGGGATCGCCCTCAGTGGCGTCACAGGGTCCAGCAACACCCTGATCCAACCAGGCCATGAAATCACCCTCGCTCCACCAGACGCTCATGGCGAGAACCATTCCGCGGGACATGGCATCGCCCATTTGCTTAGTACCGCCGAGGCGCATGTACTCGTTAGCTCCAGTGGCAGCGCAGTacttgtcgttgatgaagttgatcTTGGGAGGGCCGGAGATGTTGACGACAGCTGACTCGATGACCTTGTTGTCCTGGATGTAGTGGCGGTGCAGCTCGATGAGGTCGCCCTGCTTGTTGGCGACGAACTGGGATGTCACGGTGAACTTGCGGGTGCTGTCGACCTTGTACTGCTTGCCGCGGCCGTAGAAGTCGGTCACGTTGATGCGGTTGTGGTTCCAGCCGCAGCCGGCCTTGTCGCAGATACCGGAGCTGCCGCACTCATCGCCTGTGCAGCCGTAGAGGCCGGGCTTGTTGCAAGGGTGAGGAGCAATGTGAGTTGCGCGGGAGTTGGCCTCCCAGATGTCGAGCTCGTTACAGCAGACACCCTGTCCCTTGATGTTGCCCTGAAAAGGTCAGTACAATCATTTAATATGGAAAGGGAGTGAACTTACTACTCCGTTAATGAAAGGAGTGACGTAGCACTGGGCATCACAGTATCCAGCACCATAGTAGGCGCCAGCCTTGCTGTTTCGGCTCGTGCTCTTACCACCATCCTGGGGCATCTCAGAAAGGTACAAAGCACCATTCATACCACAAGgaagcttctccatctcaacatcaaaagAGAACTCAGTGCCAGTGAGGTGAAGCATCTCatacttcttcttgttctcctcaagCAGATAAACTCGAGGAGAAACAAGCTGGTTGTTGATAAGCTgctgaagacgaagcttgTTGCCAGAAGTAGTGATACCAGCGTTCTTGTAAGCGTTTGAGTCCATACCACTGAGGATACAGTTCTTGGCGCAGGAAGCCTCATCGGGACAGGCTGTGGCGTTGGGCTTTTGTCCCCAGTCACCGCAGCCGGCGCCGTTCTTTTGGTGGATGCCGTGAATACCTGCGTCGGCGACGATGTAGTTGGTCTGCTTCTTGCAGCCGGAGGCCTTGGTGCAGCGGTAGGTCTCGAGCTTGGGGTGTtgctccttggccttgtcggGGGTCTGAGCAACAGCGACCTGAACAGCCAGGGCTGAGAGGATGAGGGAGAGAGACTTCAT
This genomic interval carries:
- a CDS encoding endoglucanase I complexed with Epoxybutyl cellobiose (endoglucanase I complexed with cellobiose), whose translation is MDSNAYKNAGITTSGNKLRLQQLINNQLVSPRVYLLEENKKKYEMLHLTGTEFSFDVEMEKLPCGMNGALYLSEMPQDGGKSTSRNSKAGAYYGAGYCDAQCYVTPFINGVGNIKGQGVCCNELDIWEANSRATHIAPHPCNKPGLYGCTGDECGSSGICDKAGCGWNHNRINVTDFYGRGKQYKVDSTRKFTVTSQFVANKQGDLIELHRHYIQDNKVIESAVVNISGPPKINFINDKYCAATGANEYMRLGGTKQMGDAMSRGMVLAMSVWWSEGDFMAWLDQGVAGPCDATEGDPKNIVKVQPNPEVTFSNIRIGEIGSTSSVKAPAYPGPHRL